A portion of the Candidatus Pristimantibacillus lignocellulolyticus genome contains these proteins:
- a CDS encoding VTT domain-containing protein: protein MKLYKWITVFANVSVLVILFMNSETLLEWIKATDNRNLIIVLLVITILASIPGVPFGIVSGVIGAKYGVTIGVSLSVIASTLSSVFIYIMFRYLLLQQGNILLNKSKTIHRIDHVIKQRIFATIFIARIIPIMPAILINIYSGVFGLSFKLFLIATLLGKIPIMIVYTLIGVNLLSGSKEWIIIAAIYIVFLLSIYSLYRFFYNKKSI from the coding sequence ATGAAATTATATAAGTGGATAACTGTTTTTGCTAATGTATCTGTATTGGTAATACTCTTTATGAATTCTGAAACTTTACTTGAATGGATAAAAGCAACTGATAATCGTAATTTGATTATCGTGTTGTTAGTCATAACGATTTTAGCCTCGATACCTGGAGTTCCGTTTGGTATAGTTAGTGGAGTAATTGGTGCAAAATATGGAGTGACAATAGGAGTATCATTGAGTGTTATAGCTTCTACATTATCATCCGTATTTATCTATATCATGTTTCGTTATTTACTTCTTCAACAAGGCAACATATTACTTAATAAAAGTAAAACAATACATCGAATTGATCATGTTATTAAACAACGAATATTTGCTACTATTTTCATAGCACGTATTATTCCTATTATGCCTGCAATATTAATTAACATATATTCAGGAGTGTTTGGCTTATCATTTAAGTTATTTCTAATAGCAACCTTGCTTGGGAAAATACCTATAATGATCGTATATACATTGATAGGTGTAAATTTGTTATCAGGTTCAAAAGAGTGGATCATTATAGCAGCAATTTATATCGTATTCCTATTATCCATTTATTCGTTGTATCGATTTTTTTACAATAAAAAGTCAATTTAA